The Methanobrevibacter olleyae region GATAATGAACCGTTAATAGCTAAATCAAAGTAATCAACTGCTTTTGTAATGTATAAATAGGAATTAGCATCAAAACGTCTTACAAAAGATTCACCTTGGTGGTGTAAGTAGCTTTCAACCTGGAAATCTAAAGCGAAATCATAGCTAAGTTCATCCCTATCTTGTAAGTCTCTTCCGAATTTTTTATACATTGACTCATCACTAAGATAGGTAATATGTCCAATCATACGAGCTACAGACAAACCAGACCTTGGAGTACGTTCTTTTCCATAGTACTCTCCATTATTCCAGAAGGGATCTGAGATAATGGATTGTCTACCTACCTCATTAAAAGCAATTTGCTGAGGGGATGATCTAGCGGTTGTTGCAATGATACTTGCTTTTTCCATCATTCCAGGATATGAAACAGCCCACTGTAATGCTTGCATTCCACCCATAGAACCTCCGATAACTGCATATAACTTTTCTATACCTATATATTCTATGAGTTTCTTCTGTGCATGAACCATATCTTCAATTGTTATTATTGGAAAATCAAGGGCATATTCCTGGCCAGTTTCAGGATTAATTGATGATGGGCCGGTTGAACCTTTACATCCGCCTAATACATTTGAACATATAACAAAGTATTTATCAGTGTCTAAGGCCTTACCTGGACCAATTATCATATCCCACCATCCAGGTTTTGCTGGATTTAAATGCCAGCCTGCAGCATGTGCGTCTCCAGTAAGTGCATGACAAACTAAAATAGCATTGGATTTAGCAGAATTTAAATCACCATAGGTTTCATAACTAAGTTCTACATTACTAAGAGTTTTACCAGAACTAAGCTTTAAGTCATCTTTAATAGCAAATTTTTTATTTTTAACCCTACCAACAGATTTTTGTTTCATTTTTTTAATACCATTTATAATTTAAGAATACTGAATTTTAAATAAACGAATTAACTCAGCATACTTTTCAACAGTTTAATTTACCATATAATTAAATTAAGGAATAATTAGAATAATTAAAGTTTTTTTAATTTCTATATTCTAATTAAATAAATGAATATTTCCCAAACATTTAAAAAC contains the following coding sequences:
- the metX gene encoding homoserine O-acetyltransferase MetX, whose protein sequence is MKQKSVGRVKNKKFAIKDDLKLSSGKTLSNVELSYETYGDLNSAKSNAILVCHALTGDAHAAGWHLNPAKPGWWDMIIGPGKALDTDKYFVICSNVLGGCKGSTGPSSINPETGQEYALDFPIITIEDMVHAQKKLIEYIGIEKLYAVIGGSMGGMQALQWAVSYPGMMEKASIIATTARSSPQQIAFNEVGRQSIISDPFWNNGEYYGKERTPRSGLSVARMIGHITYLSDESMYKKFGRDLQDRDELSYDFALDFQVESYLHHQGESFVRRFDANSYLYITKAVDYFDLAINGSLSDGLKDIKAKIQVIAVDSDWLYPVDQSKDLLTALQTNDTEVIYNEIKSDYGHDAFLLENGQMNFVLSNFLSENTVEDVMRTEVPTIPIDSTVKEAAVIMFDDEITHLPVVDENNLLFGIVTAWDLSKSIVEDCTELREVMTKDVKTCKCEDSIEHIARLMKKFNISCLPVVDDELNLEGIITTDQISHLISNY